Proteins found in one Pseudomonas mosselii genomic segment:
- a CDS encoding nitrilase-related carbon-nitrogen hydrolase — MRKLLAGALALVILAALCGYGFWTLQRPEGHYLSDLRIELALNQGVPGEHGNLLGVEPLLYPGDYQNLTRLHRKLSAYLEQARAQGLVNPRTVVVLPEHIGTWLWARGEKRELYQVTRRNEAWQWLELSNPLSYGLAMLAASGDDRRSDAHLRMKAAQMAADYQQVFGSLAREFGITLVAGSIVLPAPYVENGVLRIGNGPLYNSSLVFASDGSVLGQPQHQQYPDSESRRYIHDGQQHPLQVLQTPAGRLGVLIGSDSWYPANYRQLTAQSVQLVANPVFLSGKQSWQAPWRGNRHQAQAADLPLQRGAVSEQRAWQQLPLAANASTPSMSVFMRGQFWELGSDGQGFASQGGMLWVGNDSHGARLLNLWL; from the coding sequence ATGCGAAAACTGCTAGCCGGCGCCCTGGCGCTGGTCATCCTTGCCGCCCTCTGCGGCTACGGCTTCTGGACCCTGCAGCGTCCAGAAGGTCACTACCTGTCCGATCTGCGCATCGAGCTGGCCCTCAACCAGGGCGTGCCGGGCGAGCACGGCAACTTGCTGGGTGTCGAGCCGCTGCTGTATCCGGGGGACTACCAGAACCTCACACGCCTGCACCGCAAGCTCTCAGCCTACCTGGAACAAGCCCGCGCCCAAGGCCTGGTCAATCCGCGCACCGTGGTGGTGCTGCCGGAGCACATTGGCACATGGTTGTGGGCCCGGGGCGAGAAGCGCGAACTGTACCAGGTCACCCGACGCAACGAGGCCTGGCAATGGCTGGAACTGAGCAACCCGCTGAGCTATGGCCTGGCGATGCTCGCCGCCAGCGGCGACGATCGCCGCTCGGACGCGCACCTGCGCATGAAGGCCGCGCAGATGGCCGCCGACTACCAGCAGGTGTTCGGCAGCCTGGCCCGGGAGTTTGGCATCACCCTGGTCGCCGGCTCCATCGTCCTGCCCGCGCCCTATGTGGAGAACGGCGTACTGCGCATCGGCAACGGTCCGCTGTACAACAGCAGTCTGGTATTCGCCAGCGACGGTTCGGTGCTCGGGCAGCCCCAGCACCAGCAGTACCCCGACAGCGAAAGCCGGCGCTACATCCACGACGGCCAGCAGCATCCGCTGCAGGTACTGCAGACTCCCGCAGGACGCTTGGGCGTGCTGATCGGCAGCGACAGCTGGTACCCCGCCAACTACCGGCAACTGACCGCACAATCGGTGCAGCTGGTCGCCAATCCGGTGTTCCTCAGCGGCAAGCAGAGCTGGCAGGCGCCCTGGCGTGGCAACCGCCATCAGGCCCAGGCCGCCGATTTGCCCCTGCAGCGCGGAGCCGTCAGCGAACAGCGCGCCTGGCAGCAACTGCCCCTGGCCGCCAACGCCAGCACCCCGAGCATGAGCGTGTTCATGCGCGGCCAGTTCTGGGAGCTGGGCAGCGATGGGCAGGGTTTCGCCAGCCAGGGCGGCATGT
- a CDS encoding NADPH-dependent 2,4-dienoyl-CoA reductase: MATDRYPHLLAPLDLGFTTLRNRTLMGSMHTGLEERPGGFERMAAYFAERARGGVGLMVTGGIAPNDEGGVYSGAAKLSTEEEADKHRIVTEAVHAAGGKICLQILHAGRYAYSPKQVAPSAIQAPINPFKPKELDEEGIEKQIRDFVTCASLALRAGYDGVEIMGSEGYFINQFLAAHTNHRTDRWGGSYENRMRLAVEIVSRVREAVGPNFIIIFRLSMLDLVEGGSTWDEIELLAKAIEQAGATLINTGIGWHEARIPTIATKVPRAAFSKVTAKLRGAVKIPLITTNRINTPEVAEAVLAEGDADMVSMARPFLADPDFVNKAAAGRGDEINTCIGCNQACLDHTFGGKLTSCLVNPRACHETELNYLPVRAVKRIAVVGAGPAGLAAATVAAERGHEVTLFDAAAEIGGQFNVAKRVPGKEEFYETLRYFRNKVKSTGVDLRLNTRVDVAALVSGEFDEIILATGIAPRTPAIPGIDNAKVLSYLDVLLERKPVGERVAVIGAGGIGFDVSEYLVHKGVATSQDREAFWKEWGIDTRLEARGGVAGIKAEPHAPARQVYLLQRKKTKVGDGLGKTTGWIHRTGLKNKQVQMLNSVEYLSVDDAGLHVRVGEGEPQLLAVDNIVICAGQDPLRELHDGLVAAGQSVHLIGGADVAAELDAKRAINQGSRLAAEL; this comes from the coding sequence ATGGCTACCGACCGTTACCCGCACCTGCTGGCCCCTCTCGACCTGGGCTTCACCACTCTGCGCAACCGCACCCTGATGGGCTCGATGCACACCGGCCTGGAGGAGCGCCCGGGCGGGTTCGAACGCATGGCCGCGTATTTCGCCGAACGCGCCCGTGGTGGCGTCGGGCTCATGGTCACCGGCGGCATCGCGCCCAACGATGAAGGCGGTGTGTATTCTGGCGCGGCCAAGCTCAGCACCGAGGAAGAGGCCGACAAGCATCGGATCGTCACCGAGGCGGTGCATGCCGCCGGTGGCAAGATCTGTCTGCAGATCCTCCACGCCGGGCGCTATGCCTACAGCCCGAAACAGGTGGCGCCCAGCGCCATCCAGGCGCCGATCAACCCGTTCAAGCCCAAGGAGCTGGACGAGGAGGGCATCGAGAAGCAGATCCGCGATTTCGTCACCTGCGCAAGCCTGGCCCTGCGCGCCGGCTATGATGGCGTCGAGATCATGGGGTCTGAAGGCTACTTCATCAACCAGTTCCTCGCCGCCCACACCAACCACCGCACCGACCGTTGGGGGGGCAGCTACGAGAACCGCATGCGACTGGCGGTTGAGATCGTGAGCCGGGTACGCGAAGCGGTGGGGCCGAACTTCATCATCATCTTCCGCCTGTCGATGCTCGACCTGGTCGAGGGCGGCAGCACCTGGGACGAGATCGAGCTGCTGGCCAAGGCCATCGAGCAGGCCGGCGCCACGTTGATCAACACGGGTATCGGCTGGCATGAGGCGCGCATCCCGACCATCGCCACCAAGGTGCCGCGCGCGGCGTTCAGCAAGGTCACCGCCAAGCTGCGCGGCGCGGTGAAAATCCCGCTGATCACCACCAACCGCATCAATACCCCGGAGGTGGCTGAGGCGGTGCTGGCGGAGGGCGATGCCGACATGGTCTCCATGGCCCGACCGTTCCTGGCCGATCCTGACTTCGTCAACAAGGCCGCTGCTGGCCGTGGCGACGAGATCAACACTTGCATCGGCTGCAACCAGGCCTGCCTGGACCACACCTTCGGCGGCAAGCTGACCAGCTGCCTGGTCAACCCGCGGGCTTGCCATGAGACCGAGCTCAACTACCTGCCGGTACGGGCAGTCAAGCGTATCGCGGTGGTCGGCGCTGGTCCTGCGGGCCTGGCAGCCGCCACCGTGGCCGCCGAGCGCGGTCATGAAGTGACGTTGTTCGATGCTGCCGCTGAGATCGGTGGGCAGTTCAACGTGGCCAAGCGCGTGCCGGGCAAGGAGGAGTTCTACGAGACCCTGCGTTATTTCCGCAACAAGGTGAAGTCCACGGGTGTCGACCTGCGCCTGAATACCCGTGTCGATGTGGCTGCGCTGGTGTCCGGCGAGTTCGACGAGATTATCCTGGCCACGGGCATCGCTCCGCGCACGCCGGCCATTCCCGGTATCGACAACGCCAAGGTGCTGAGCTACCTGGATGTGCTGCTGGAGCGCAAGCCGGTGGGCGAGCGGGTGGCGGTGATCGGTGCCGGTGGCATTGGTTTCGATGTGTCCGAGTACCTGGTGCACAAGGGCGTGGCCACCAGCCAGGACCGCGAGGCGTTCTGGAAGGAGTGGGGCATCGATACGCGTTTGGAGGCTCGTGGTGGTGTGGCCGGGATCAAGGCCGAGCCTCATGCGCCGGCGCGCCAGGTGTACCTGCTGCAGCGCAAGAAGACCAAGGTTGGCGACGGCCTGGGCAAGACCACCGGCTGGATTCATCGCACGGGGCTGAAGAACAAGCAGGTGCAGATGCTCAACAGCGTCGAGTACCTGAGCGTGGACGATGCTGGCCTGCATGTGCGGGTTGGCGAGGGCGAGCCGCAGTTGCTGGCGGTGGACAACATCGTCATCTGCGCTGGCCAGGATCCGCTGCGCGAGTTGCATGATGGCCTTGTTGCGGCCGGGCAGTCGGTGCACCTGATCGGTGGCGCTGACGTGGCGGCGGAGCTTGATGCCAAGCGGGCGATTAATCAAGGGTCGAGGTTGGCGGCGGAACTGTGA